The Aurantiacibacter arachoides genome window below encodes:
- the crtY gene encoding lycopene beta-cyclase CrtY, translating to MSEHGCDIAIVGGGLSGGLIALALARHRPDLVVRLIEAGPQAGGNHRWSWFASDLSADGEALLKGFRKAHWDAGYDVRFPGRERTLQTPYRSLSSSDFAAALQRDLAPGTVLTGQEVSALAADGVTLRDGSRINARTVIDARGFATTGHLTGGWQVFMGRHVRTPEPHGIDRPVIMDATVDQVAPSGNGGAYRFVYVLPLGAHEVFVEDTYYADSPMLDRSALSGRIDQYLRAHGLEGEILGFETGVLPVITGGDFAGFQRAQAVAGVAVVGARGGFVHPLTSYTLPFAVETALAVAREADLPGELLAARLEALSRRHWSRTAFYRLLGRMLFGAARPQERYRIFARFYGLGAPLIERFYAARSTLADKLRVLSGRPPVPIMRALAALATTPPRLLAPHRKDIS from the coding sequence ATGAGCGAACACGGTTGTGATATCGCCATCGTCGGCGGCGGGCTTTCGGGCGGGCTGATCGCGCTGGCCCTGGCCCGACACCGGCCCGACCTCGTGGTTCGATTGATCGAGGCGGGGCCGCAGGCGGGTGGCAATCATCGCTGGAGCTGGTTTGCGAGCGACCTTTCTGCGGATGGTGAGGCGTTGCTGAAGGGTTTTCGCAAGGCCCACTGGGATGCCGGCTACGACGTGCGCTTTCCCGGCCGGGAACGCACCCTGCAAACCCCCTACCGTTCGCTTTCCAGCAGCGATTTCGCCGCTGCTCTCCAGCGCGATCTCGCACCCGGCACCGTGCTGACCGGACAGGAAGTTTCCGCCCTCGCTGCCGACGGGGTGACCCTGCGCGACGGATCACGCATTAACGCGCGCACGGTGATCGATGCGCGCGGCTTTGCCACCACGGGCCACCTGACAGGTGGCTGGCAGGTGTTCATGGGCCGCCATGTGCGGACCCCCGAACCGCACGGCATCGACCGCCCCGTCATCATGGACGCGACCGTCGACCAGGTCGCGCCCTCGGGCAACGGCGGGGCCTACCGCTTCGTCTACGTCCTGCCGCTGGGCGCGCACGAGGTCTTCGTGGAAGACACCTATTACGCCGACAGCCCCATGCTCGATCGCAGCGCGCTCTCGGGCCGGATCGACCAATACCTGCGCGCACACGGGCTGGAGGGCGAAATCCTCGGCTTCGAGACCGGCGTGCTTCCCGTCATCACCGGTGGCGATTTTGCGGGGTTCCAGCGCGCGCAGGCCGTGGCCGGCGTGGCGGTGGTGGGCGCGCGCGGCGGCTTCGTCCACCCGCTGACCAGCTATACCCTGCCCTTTGCCGTGGAAACCGCGCTGGCAGTGGCGCGGGAGGCCGATCTGCCCGGCGAACTGCTTGCCGCGCGGCTGGAAGCATTGAGCCGCCGCCACTGGAGCAGGACCGCCTTCTACCGCCTTTTGGGGCGCATGCTGTTCGGCGCCGCGCGCCCGCAGGAACGTTACCGTATCTTCGCGCGCTTCTATGGTCTCGGCGCCCCGCTGATAGAGCGTTTCTACGCCGCCCGTTCGACCTTGGCGGACAAGCTGCGCGTCCTGAGCGGCAGACCGCCCGTTCCCATCATGCGCGCACTCGCCGCGCTCGCCACGACCCCGCCCCGATTGCTCGCCCCCCATCGCAAGGACATTTCATGA